In Arthrobacter sp. StoSoilB5, one genomic interval encodes:
- a CDS encoding antitoxin, whose translation MPVGLIDDLKGKAQGLIQGNEEAIQNGIEKAGDFVDQKTGGKFAGQVDAVQNAASDFVATTDGDAAQAPVADEPKQL comes from the coding sequence GTGCCCGTGGGTTTAATTGACGACCTGAAGGGTAAGGCTCAGGGTCTCATTCAGGGCAACGAAGAAGCCATTCAGAATGGCATCGAAAAGGCCGGAGACTTCGTTGACCAGAAGACAGGCGGCAAGTTCGCAGGTCAGGTTGACGCGGTTCAGAATGCCGCTTCCGACTTCGTGGCTACAACAGACGGAGACGCCGCACAGGCTCCCGTCGCGGATGAGCCGAAGCAGCTGTAG